From Camelina sativa cultivar DH55 chromosome 7, Cs, whole genome shotgun sequence, one genomic window encodes:
- the LOC104704229 gene encoding uncharacterized protein LOC104704229, whose translation MVSCLVKLPFITKELVVSIVYASSTSSDYRKELWTELQEFAVSPHCLNKPWLVLGDFNQILYPHEHSNPSFVTSTRGMRDLSQCLLNSGLSDLPYHGNTFTWSNKHEVDPIAKKLDRILMNDVWFQEHPLSLGVFGEPGFSDHSPCCVFLDTMKPKPRKPSKFLSLLNNNPEFANLLSTWWNAVTYDCSKMLNVSKKLKELKSIIKDFSKLNYSNLEMRTAEAYEELLSSQQILLSTNSPQVVQLEKEAHTKWSTLAKVEESYLLQKSRICWLEDGDRNSKFFYLVVASRLAQNQILYLLDEQDQIVDSEQGIRKLAVDFYTRLLGSKGYSRPSMVEEIQGILPQRCSEAVVQLLDSRVTAEDIKTVLFSLPTNKSPGPDGYCAEFFTAKWSIVGKDIVAAVTEFFTTVPNASKMTDFRPISCCNTIYKVISKILAQRLKAVLLELISNTQSAFISGRLLVKNVLLATELVQGYNQVNISERGMLKVDLKKAFDSEPKDYDKVTQCPLIYLLSQWSYQLSPAEFTHISGLEMNRAKTDLFLDGVNHLESNQIASLGFNLGSLPIRYLGLPLMHRKLRIADYRPLIESVTAKFSSWSVRALSYAGRKELISTVIYGTVTFWVSAFILPKGCLKTIESLCSRFLWNGDITRKANAKVSWTTLCLPKEDGVLRFWDFSQWNRNLMLKLIWRLFSARDSLLAEWIRNNKIKDAVFWSNDEKKPNSWTWKSLLHLRPLAIQFIRCKLGSGTTASFWYNWWTPLGPLIRLFGHSGPSQTGIPLTGSVAQACSSSGWCLRPARSPQAELLHIQLSTITEPTSTSEEDSFVWSIEDTKYDCFNTKKTWETIRHMQHPLPWTPHVWYRGAVLRHAFLMWLTHLDRLPTRTRLASWGMQVDTTACCVCDTHPEIRDHLFLHCDVSEDIWLEVTRRLGYSPFVFHTWDAFSA comes from the exons ATGGTCTCCTGCTTAGTCAAGCTTCCCTTTATCACAAAGGAACTTGTGGTATCCATTGTCTATGCCTCTTCAACATCCAGTGATTACAGAAAGGAGTTATGGACAGAGCTCCAAGAATTTGCGGTATCACCACATTGCCTCAACAAGCCTTGGCTGGTTCTAGGTGACTTTAATCAAATCTTGTACCCCCATGAGCACTCCAACCCAAGCTTTGTAACGTCAACACGTGGAATGCGTGATCTTAGTCAGTGCCTGCTAAACTCTGGCCTATCAGATCTCCCATACCATGGCAACACATTTACATGGTCCAATAAGCATGAAGTGGACCCAATAGCAAAGAAGCTAGATAGAATCTTGATGAATGATGTCTGGTTTCAAGAACATCCGCTTTCTCTAGGCGTTTTTGGTGAACCAGGGTTCTCAGATCATAGTCCTTGTTGTGTATTCTTGGATACTATGAAGCCAAAGCCAAGGAAGCCTTCTAAGTTTCTATCACTACTGAACAACAATCCGGAGTTTGCAAACCTGCTAAGCACTTGGTGGAATGCCGTTACCTATGACTGCTCCAAAATGCTAAATGTTTCCAAAAAACTCAAGGAGCTCAAGAGCATCATCAAAGACTTTAGTAAACTGAACTACTCAAATCTTGAAATGAGGACTGCAGAGGCTTATGAGGAACTACTCTCCAGTCAACAAATCCTCTTGAGCACAAACTCTCCGCAAGTTGTTCAGCTAGAGAAAGAAGCACATACAAAATGGTCTACTCTGGCTAAAGTGGAAGAGTCTTATTTGCTTCAGAAATCCAGAATTTGCTGGTTGGAGGATGGAGACAGAAACTCTAAGTTCTTCTACCTTGTTGTGGCCTCGAGATTGGCACAGAATCAGATACTTTACCTGTTGGATGAGCAAGACCAGATTGTCGATTCAGAACAGGGTATCCGGAAGCTAGCAGTGGATTTCTATACAAGACTCCTAGGATCTAAAGGATATTCAAGGCCATCAATGGTGGAGGAGATTCAGGGGATTCTTCCACAGAGATGCTCTGAGGCAGTAGTCCAGCTCCTGGACAGTAGAGTCACAGCAGAGGATATCAAAACCGTACTCTTCTCCCTACCAACCAACAAATCACCAGGCCCTGATGGCTACTGTGCAGAATTTTTCACGGCAAAATGGTCAATTGTTGGGAAAGACATTGTGGCAGCTGTCACGGAATTTTTTACCACTG TTCCAAATGCATCTAAGATGACAGATTTCAGACCAATCTCATGTTGTAACACCATCTATAAGGTAATCTCGAAGATCTTAGCTCAAAGGCTTAAAGCAGTTCTCCTAGAGCTCATTTCCAACACACAATCTGCATTCATTTCGGGTAGACTCCTAGTCAAAAATGTCTTGTTGGCAACAGAGCTGGTTCAAGGGTACAACCAAGTAAACATCTCCGAGAGAGGTATGCTGAAGGTAGATCTCAAGAAAGCATTTGACTCG GAGCCAAAGGATTACGACAAGGTGACTCAGTGTCCTCTTATCTATTTACTCTCGCAATGGAG CTATCAACTCAGTCCTGCAGAATTCACACATATTTCTGGTCTTGAAATGAACAGAGCAAAGACGGATTTGTTCCTTGATGGAGTGAACCATCTTGAAAGCAATCAGATAGCTTCACTTGGCTTCAATCTTGGTTCACTTCCCATTCGCTACTTAGGGCTTCCTCTGATGCACAGAAAGCTTCGTATTGCTGACTATCGACCTTTAATTGAGAGCGTCACTGCAAAGTTCTCCTCTTGGTCGGTCCGTGCTCTGTCCTATGCTGGTAGGAAGGAGCTGATATCTACGGTAATCTATGGCACAGTCACGTTCTGGGTCTCTGCTTTCATTTTACCAAAAGGTTGTCTAAAAACTATTGAGAGTCTATGCTCAAGATTTCTGTGGAATGGTGACATAACAAGGAAAGCAAATGCAAAAGTCTCTTGGACAACTTTATGTTTGCCTAAAGAAGACGGAGTTTTAAGATTCTGGGACTTTAGTCAATGGAATAGAAACCTGATGCTGAAGCTAATATGGAGATTGTTCTCGGCGAGAGACTCTTTATTGGCAGAGTGGatcagaaacaacaaaatcaaagatgcGGTTTTTTGGTCTAATGATGAAAAGAAGCCTAACTCGTGGACATGGAAATCTCTCCTCCACCTGCGGCCATTGGCCATCCAATTTATCAGATGCAAACTGGGATCAGGCACGACAGCTAGCTTCTGGTACAACTGGTGGACTCCCCTAGGTCCGCTGATTCGACTGTTTGGACACTCGGGTCCTTCTCAAACAGGTATCCCTCTGACCGGTTCCGTAGCTCAAGCTTGCTCTTCTTCAGGTTGGTGCTTACGACCCGCGAGATCTCCTCAGGCAGAACTCCTTCACATTCAACTGTCCACAATCACAGAACCTACATCAACCTCAGAAGAGGACTCATTTGTGTGGAGTATAGAGGATACAAAATATGATTGCTTCAATACAAAGAAGACATGGGAAACTATCAGGCATATGCAACATCCGCTTCCCTGGACACCACATGTATGGTACAGAGGAGCGGTCCTGAGGCATGCTTTCCTGATGTGGCTTACTCATCTTGATCGGCTTCCTACTAGAACTCGTCTAGCAAGCTGGGGAATGCAAGTTGACACAACAGCCTGCTGTGTCTGTGATACCCATCCTGAAATAAGAGATCACCTTTTCTTGCATTGTGATGTCAGTGAAGATATCTGGTTAGAAGTGACTCGGAGATTAGGCTATAGCCCGTTTGTATTCCACACCTGGGATGCTTTTTCAGCTTAG
- the LOC104700092 gene encoding serine carboxypeptidase-like 46 has translation MSLLQCLPVATALILLLQTLSLVSSTVLSRADRITRLPGQPRVGFQQYSGYVTVDEKQQRALFYYLAEAETKPISKPLVLWLNGGPGCSSLGVGAFSENGPFRPKGSVLVKNQHSWNQEANMLYLETPVGVGFSYATESSSYEGVNDKITAKDNLVFLQKWFLKFPQYLNRSLFITGESYAGHYVPQLAQLMIQYNKKHNLFNLKGIAIGNPVMEFSTDFNSRAEYFWSHGLISDPTYKMFTSYCNYSRYVSEYYRGTVSSMCTKVMSQVSIETSRFVDKYDVTLDVCIPSVLSQSKRVNPQPQQMGEAVDVCVEDETVNYLNRRDVQKALHARLVGTRKWSVCSNVLDYEVLDVEVPTINIVGRLVKAGVPVLVYSGDQDSVIPLTGSRTLVKRLADELGLRTTVPYRVWFAGQQVGGWTQVYGNILAFATVRGAAHEVPFSQPARALVLFKAFLGGRPLPEEF, from the exons ATGTCTCTCCTGCAATGTCTACCAGTGGCGACTGCGCTAATCCTGCTTCTTCAAACTCTCAGTTTAGTCAGCTCAACTGTTCTGTCCCGGGCCGATCGGATCACCCGTTTACCCGGTCAACCACGGGTCGGGTTTCAGCAGTACTCTGGTTATGTCACTGTTGACGAGAAGCAACAGAGAGCTCTGTTTTACTATTTGGCTGAAGCTGAAACCAAACCCATCTCTAAACCTCTCGTTCTCTGGCTCAATGGAG GACCTGGGTGTTCATCATTAGGTGTTGGTGCATTCTCTGAGAATGGACCTTTTAGACCAAAAGGATCAGTCTTGGTGAAGAACCAGCATAGCTGGAACCAAG AGGCTAATATGTTGTATCTGGAGACACCTGTTGGAGTTGGATTCTCTTATGCAACTGAGAGCTCCTCTTATGAGGGTGTCAATGATAAGATCACTG CAAAAGACAATCTTGTGTTCTTGCAAAAATGGTTCCTCAAGTTCCCTCAATACCTCAATAGAAGTCTCTTCATCACTGGGGAAAGCTACGCTG GCCATTATGTTCCTCAGTTGGCTCAGCTTATGATTCAATACAACAAGAAGCACAATTTGTTTAACCTCAAAGGCATTGCT ATTGGCAATCCGGTTATGGAGTTTTCGACGGATTTCAATTCACGAGCCGAGTATTTCTGGTCTCATGGTTTGATATCGGATCCAACTTACAAAATGTTCACATCTTATTGTAACTACTCACGATATGTGAGTGAGTACTATAGAGGAACAGTGTCAAGTATGTGCACTAAAGTGATGAGTCAAGTTAGCATCGAAACAAGTAGATTTGTTGACAAATATGATGTTACCCTTGACGTTTGCATTCCCTCTGTGCTATCTCAATCCAAAAGAGTTAACCCTCAACCTCAA CAAATGGGAGAGGCGGTGGATGTTTGTGTAGAAGATGAGACGGTTAACTATCTGAACCGGAGAGATGTGCAAAAAGCTCTCCATGCTCGGCTTGTCGGAACTCGCAAGTGGTCTGTTTGCAGCAA TGTGCTGGATTACGAAGTACTTGACGTGGAAGTACCGACGATAAACATAGTAGGAAGGCTTGTTAAAGCTGGAGTTCCAGTTCTTGTGTACAG CGGCGATCAAGACTCTGTGATTCCGTTAACCGGAAGTAGAACACTAGTGAAGCGACTGGCTGACGAGTTGGGACTGAGAACAACTGTGCCTTATCGAGTTTGGTTTGCAGGACAACAG GTTGGTGGGTGGACTCAGGTTTATGGGAATATATTGGCATTTGCTACAGTGAGAGGAGCGGCCCATGAGGTACCGTTCTCGCAGCCTGCCAGAGCGCTTGTGTTGTTTAAGGCATTCTTGGGTGGTCGTCCCCTCCCTGAAGAATTCTGA
- the LOC109125563 gene encoding cysteine-rich and transmembrane domain-containing protein A-like: MTSYHVSHESNRPPGPSPLYQPIIEAPPPPYPPTRTRYQDYYGGYGQPHPPPLRPYRSDEYYGEGEYDGCFPFLRRCLTALCCCWFLEQCCLRSRY; encoded by the exons ATGACATCTTATCATGTTTCTCATGAGTCAAATCGACCACCAG GTCCTTCACCACTATACCAACCGATAATAGAGGCTCCGCCACCACCGTATCCACCAACCAGAACGAGGTACCAAGACTACTATGGCGGCTACGGTCAGCCGCATCCACCGCCACTGCGTCCATATAGATCAGATGAATACTACGGAGAAGGAGAATATGATGGTTGCTTCCCTTTTCTAAGAAGATG TCTGACGGCGCTATGTTGTTGCTGGTTCTTGGAACAATGCTGCCTTAGAAGTCGTTACTAA